The following are encoded together in the Aerococcus mictus genome:
- a CDS encoding NAD(P)/FAD-dependent oxidoreductase — MTEKNIKDLTIIGAGPSGLFAAFYAGMRQLSVQIIDSLAQVGGQPYALYPDKAIFDIGALPQITGKELSQALMEQVKPFASTTSFHFNHDITEINDEGDYFSLRSQKACFYSRAVLIAAGGGAFRPRSANIKNEAEFEGDKLFYTVNQAQDFQGQAVAILGGGDTALDNALLVSQYAKKLYLVHRRNRFRGHEFSQAQLKTKSNVEILTPYQAKAIHALEGSQQVELLLTKSRSQESRSLQLDSIISSYGFQANINAFKSWPIESLGQRIPVNEHMQTSLAGVYAIGDICTYTGKTQLIASGFGEAPTAINAITHYLYPEEKLAPLHSTTYFKN; from the coding sequence ATGACAGAAAAAAACATCAAAGATTTAACTATTATTGGCGCTGGACCCAGTGGTTTATTCGCCGCCTTTTATGCAGGAATGCGTCAGCTTTCTGTACAAATTATTGATAGTCTTGCTCAAGTTGGCGGACAGCCCTACGCCTTGTATCCTGACAAGGCGATTTTTGATATTGGAGCCCTTCCGCAAATTACGGGTAAGGAACTCAGTCAAGCCCTAATGGAACAAGTGAAGCCCTTTGCTTCGACCACTAGCTTTCACTTTAACCATGACATCACTGAAATCAATGATGAAGGGGATTATTTTTCCTTAAGAAGTCAAAAGGCATGCTTTTATAGCCGAGCCGTCTTAATTGCCGCTGGGGGCGGCGCTTTTAGACCACGTTCGGCAAATATTAAAAATGAAGCTGAATTTGAAGGAGACAAGTTATTTTATACCGTTAATCAGGCTCAAGATTTTCAGGGTCAAGCAGTTGCTATTTTAGGGGGAGGCGATACCGCTTTAGATAATGCTCTATTAGTCAGCCAGTACGCCAAGAAGCTTTATCTGGTCCACCGCCGAAATAGATTCCGTGGCCATGAATTTAGCCAAGCGCAATTGAAGACTAAAAGCAATGTTGAAATTCTCACTCCCTACCAAGCTAAGGCCATTCATGCCCTCGAAGGGTCTCAGCAGGTAGAACTCTTATTGACCAAAAGTCGCAGTCAGGAAAGCAGGAGCCTTCAGCTAGACAGTATTATTTCTTCTTATGGTTTTCAGGCAAACATCAATGCCTTTAAGTCATGGCCTATCGAGTCTCTTGGCCAACGTATTCCTGTTAATGAACACATGCAAACGAGTCTGGCAGGGGTCTACGCCATTGGTGATATTTGTACTTATACAGGTAAAACCCAGTTAATCGCTAGTGGCTTCGGTGAGGCACCAACAGCCATCAACGCCATCACCCACTACCTCTACCCCGAGGAAAAACTAGCCCCTCTTCATAGCACCACTTACTTTAAAAATTAA
- a CDS encoding divergent PAP2 family protein — protein sequence MKNFPLTATIVAIIFTQIIKYPIAYLFMGKKETKLSIIHTTGGMPSSHTAAVTALITSLILQEGFLSPYVAIATAYGLIVMFDAMGVRRQSGEQGILIRELLAILREHYVSEEDGPINEKLDQIDDQNMVIDDYLGHKPSEVFGGFVAGVGVAFFIRFIFFYFDWMI from the coding sequence GTGAAAAATTTCCCCTTAACTGCCACGATTGTAGCAATTATTTTCACCCAAATAATTAAATACCCGATTGCCTATCTCTTTATGGGAAAAAAGGAAACCAAACTTTCTATTATCCATACGACCGGTGGCATGCCCAGTTCACATACCGCTGCGGTAACCGCTTTAATCACTTCCCTCATCCTTCAAGAAGGCTTTTTGTCTCCCTACGTTGCCATAGCAACGGCCTATGGGTTAATCGTTATGTTCGACGCCATGGGGGTAAGAAGACAAAGTGGTGAACAAGGCATTCTGATTAGAGAGTTATTGGCCATTTTACGTGAACACTATGTTAGTGAAGAGGATGGTCCAATCAATGAGAAGTTAGATCAGATTGATGACCAAAATATGGTTATCGATGATTATCTTGGGCATAAACCTTCGGAAGTCTTTGGGGGCTTTGTCGCTGGGGTCGGTGTTGCCTTTTTTATTCGCTTTATCTTTTTTTATTTTGATTGGATGATTTAA
- a CDS encoding peptidylprolyl isomerase has translation MNYLQLESNDQNPTATIKTTLGDITLTLYPEVAPKTVKNFIELSQSGYYDGVIFHRVIPNFMIQGGDPTGTGRGGESIYGSAFEDEFSNQVFNFNGALSMANAGPNTNGSQFFIVSAKEVPQAMLDQMKALSWPEEVIENYAQKGGTPWLDHKHTVFGQVVDGMDVVYQIEAVERDSHDKPLEDVSIVTIDIEGLDQ, from the coding sequence ATGAACTATCTACAACTGGAAAGCAATGATCAGAATCCTACCGCAACAATTAAAACCACTTTAGGGGATATTACCCTCACTCTATACCCTGAGGTAGCGCCAAAGACAGTGAAAAACTTTATTGAACTGAGTCAATCTGGGTATTATGACGGGGTTATTTTCCACCGGGTCATTCCAAACTTTATGATTCAGGGTGGCGACCCAACCGGAACGGGTAGAGGGGGAGAAAGTATTTACGGCAGTGCATTTGAAGATGAGTTTTCTAATCAAGTCTTCAACTTTAACGGAGCTCTCTCCATGGCTAATGCAGGGCCAAATACCAATGGCTCGCAATTCTTTATCGTCTCTGCTAAAGAAGTGCCCCAAGCCATGTTAGACCAGATGAAGGCACTCTCTTGGCCTGAAGAAGTTATTGAGAACTATGCACAAAAGGGTGGAACCCCTTGGCTCGATCACAAACATACGGTATTTGGTCAAGTAGTCGATGGGATGGATGTTGTCTATCAGATCGAAGCAGTCGAGCGAGACAGCCATGATAAACCCTTAGAAGATGTATCAATTGTTACGATTGATATTGAAGGCCTTGATCAGTAA
- a CDS encoding CvfD/Ygs/GSP13 family RNA-binding post-transcriptional regulator, translating into MERQENYRIGDVLNGTVTGIQSYGLFIKLDSHCHGLVHISEVDHGYVTNLEERFSVGDQVKVKIIDIDEYTKKISLSIRALKATNTPNFPARIKKPKRRHTPQIGFKTINKKMPEWIENSLADIHSGKIKDYRLEE; encoded by the coding sequence ATGGAGCGTCAAGAAAACTATCGGATTGGCGATGTTCTTAATGGAACCGTGACTGGCATTCAATCCTATGGTTTATTCATCAAATTGGACTCTCATTGTCATGGATTGGTTCATATTTCTGAGGTTGACCATGGCTATGTCACCAACTTAGAAGAACGTTTTTCGGTGGGAGACCAGGTCAAAGTAAAAATCATCGATATCGATGAGTACACCAAGAAAATTAGTCTATCGATTCGAGCCCTTAAAGCAACCAACACCCCAAATTTTCCAGCGCGGATAAAGAAACCCAAGCGGCGTCATACACCACAAATAGGTTTTAAAACAATCAATAAAAAAATGCCTGAGTGGATTGAAAACTCGTTAGCGGATATCCATTCAGGAAAGATTAAAGATTATCGATTGGAGGAATAA
- a CDS encoding glucose-6-phosphate isomerase, whose translation MSTLTFDYSKTQHFIQDHELDYLQPFVTAADKMLREKTGQGADFTDWVTLPADYDKEEYARLKAAAKRIQDDSDVLVVLGIGGSYLGAKAAIDFLSHQFINYFPADKRDYPQILFAGNSLSSTYLSELIEVIGDRDFSVNVISKSGTTTETAIAFRIFKQLLEDKYGKEAAKQRIYATTDKAKGALREEADKEGYETFIIPDGVGGRFTVLTPVGLLPIAVSGADTDALLEGAKQAMEDLSDADLKKNSAYQYAGLRNILHRKGYDTEILVNYEPKMQYFAEWWKQLFGESEGKDQKGIYPSSANFSTDLHSIGQSIQDGKRNLMETVIKVDTPERNIDIPRLDSDLDGLSYLEGKDLDYVNTKAFQGTLLAHTDGRVPNFVIHIEEMDAYHLGYMIYFFELTVGMSGYLNGVNPFNQPGVEAYKKNMFALLGKPGFDDLADELNQRLD comes from the coding sequence TTGTCTACATTAACTTTTGATTATTCAAAAACACAACACTTTATTCAAGATCATGAATTAGACTATTTACAACCCTTTGTGACCGCAGCAGACAAGATGCTACGTGAAAAGACAGGACAAGGTGCTGATTTTACGGATTGGGTAACTCTTCCAGCAGACTATGACAAAGAAGAATACGCCCGCCTAAAAGCAGCTGCCAAACGTATCCAAGACGACTCTGATGTCTTAGTGGTGCTTGGAATAGGTGGGTCCTATTTGGGAGCCAAAGCAGCCATTGACTTTTTAAGTCATCAATTTATTAACTATTTCCCAGCTGATAAAAGAGACTATCCTCAAATTTTATTTGCCGGTAACAGTTTAAGCTCAACTTACCTTAGTGAATTAATTGAAGTGATTGGTGACCGTGATTTCTCAGTCAATGTTATTAGTAAATCAGGAACTACTACTGAAACAGCCATTGCCTTTAGAATCTTTAAGCAATTACTAGAAGATAAATATGGCAAAGAAGCTGCTAAACAACGGATTTATGCGACAACTGATAAAGCAAAAGGTGCCCTACGAGAAGAAGCCGATAAAGAAGGCTATGAGACCTTTATTATTCCTGACGGGGTTGGGGGACGCTTTACCGTTCTAACACCAGTAGGGCTTTTACCAATTGCGGTGAGTGGTGCTGATACAGATGCCCTCCTTGAAGGGGCTAAGCAAGCCATGGAAGACCTATCAGATGCAGACTTGAAGAAAAATAGTGCCTACCAATATGCAGGCCTAAGAAACATCCTTCACCGCAAGGGTTATGACACTGAAATCTTAGTGAACTATGAACCAAAGATGCAATACTTTGCAGAGTGGTGGAAACAATTATTCGGTGAATCTGAAGGAAAAGACCAAAAAGGAATTTATCCATCTTCTGCTAACTTCTCCACCGACTTGCATTCCATTGGGCAATCTATCCAAGACGGAAAACGAAACCTGATGGAAACAGTTATCAAAGTGGATACACCTGAAAGAAATATTGATATCCCTCGCTTAGACAGTGACTTAGATGGACTTTCCTACCTAGAAGGCAAGGACTTGGACTATGTAAATACTAAGGCTTTTCAAGGAACCTTGTTAGCCCATACGGACGGTCGCGTACCTAACTTTGTTATCCATATTGAAGAAATGGATGCTTATCATTTAGGTTACATGATTTACTTCTTTGAATTGACAGTAGGGATGAGTGGCTATCTCAACGGCGTTAATCCATTTAACCAACCTGGCGTAGAAGCATATAAGAAAAATATGTTTGCTTTACTCGGAAAACCAGGATTCGATGATTTAGCTGATGAACTTAACCAACGCTTAGATTAA